GCGATGGTGGACGCGAGCGCGGTGGAGGCGAGCGTCCGGAGCTTCGCGAGGAGACCCTCACAGGGGCTCGAGCTCAACCTCGTGCCCGGCTACAAGGTGCGGGACGGGCGGTACTTCCACAACGCGTGGCTGCAGGAGCTGCCGGACCCGCTGACGATGTTGGCGTGGGGGAACGCGGCGCTCCTGAGCCCGAGCACGGCCGAGCGGCTGGGGCTGGAGCCACGAGACAAAGCCAGACTGACATTCCGAGGCCGTTGGGTGGAGGCACCGGTGTACGTGTTGCCCGGGCACGCGGACGACACGGTGACGCTGGAGCTGGGGTGGGGGCGCGAGTGGCTGGATGACAGCATCGAGAAGGTGGGGACGCTGGGAGTGAACGCGTACCTGCTGAGGCACGCGGATGCGCCATGGTTCGCGGACGGGCTCCAGGTGGAGAAGGTGGAGGGCCGGGGCCGGTACGCGACATCGCAGGACCACTGGTCGATGCACGGTCGCGAAATCGCCATCCAGGACAGGCTGGAGGACTTCGAGAAGAAGAAGGCGCACTACCTGGAGCACCTGAAGGGGGACGTGGAGAAGCTGTACGACCCGTTCAAGTACGGCGAGCCCTACCAGTGGGCGATGGCGGTGGACCTGAACCGTTGCATCGGGTGTGGGGCGTGCGTGGTGGCGTGCCAGGCGGAGAACAACATTCCGGTGGTGGGGCGCGAGCAGGTGGAGCGCGGGAGGGAGATGCACTGGCTGAGGGTGGACCGGTACTTCGAGGGCAGGCCGGAGGAGCCCCAGGCGATTCCGCAGCCGATGATGTGCCAGCACTGCGAGGCGGCGCCGTGCGAGTACGTGTGCCCGGTGAACGCGACGGTGCACTCGGACGAGGGCCTGAACGAGATGGTCTACAACCGCTGCGTGGGCACGAGGTATTGCAGCAACAACTGCCCGTACAAGGTCCGGCGGTTCAACTACCTCGACTACAACCCGAGGGTGGACGAGCTGGAGAAGCTGCGCATGAACCCGGACGTCACGGTGCGGATGCGCGGGGTGATGGAGAAGTGCACGTACTGCGTGCAACGGATTGAGCGGGCGCGGATCGAGGCGCGCAAGGCACACAAGCCCATCGACACGAAGTCACTCGAATCGGCGTGCGCGCAGGCGTGCCCGACGGAGGCGATCGCCTTCGGCTCGCTGCACGAGGAGGAGTCGGAGGTGGCGAGACGGCACCGGGACGTGAGGCACTACGCGGTGCTGCACGAGCTGGGGACGAGGCCGCGCACGGCGTACCTGGCGCGCATCAAGAACCCGAACCCGGAGCTCGAACATGGCCGAGGTTGAGCAGGCTTCGGAGACGCCGACGAAGGATCCGCTGGAGCCCGCGCCGCTCATCGAGGGGGCGCAGAGCGCGGAGAGCCTCACGGCCTCGTTGCTGAGGCCCATCGAGCGCAAGCCGGGGCTCATCTTCTGGGCGCTGCTGCTCCTCACGCTGGGAGGAACGGGACTCTTCCTGCTGGCCATCACGGTGACGCTGGTGAGGGGCATCGGGGCATGGGGCAACAACATCCCGGTGGCGTGGGCGTTCGGCATCATCGACTTCGTGTGGTGGATTGGCTTTGGCCACGCGGGAACGCTCATCTCGGCGATCCTGGTGCTGTTCCAGCAGAAGTGGCGGGCGTCGGTGAACCGGTTCGCCGAGGCGATGACGCTCTTCGCGGTGATGCAGGCGGGGCTGTTCCCGGTGCTGCACCTGGGGAGGCCGTGGGTGGCGTACTGGCTGGTGCCGTACCCGAACACGATGAGCATCTGGCCGAACTTCCGCAGCTCGCTGCCGTGGGACCTGGTGGCGATCACCACGTACTTCACGGTGTCGCTGCTGTTCTGGTACCTGGGGCTGCTGCCGGACCTGGCGGCGGCGCGGGACCGGGCGAGCACGCCGCGCGGACAGTTCTGGTACGGGGTGTTCTCGCTGGGGTGGACGGGCTCGGCGAGACACTGGCACCACTGGCGGGCGGGGTACCTGCTGCTGGCGGGGCTGGCGACGCCGCTGGTGCTCAGCGTGCACACCATCGTGAGCTTCGACTTCGCCATCGCGCAGGTGCCGGGGTGGCACTCGACCATCTTCCCGCCGTACTTCGTGGCGGGAGCCATCTTCTCGGGGCTGGCGCTGGTGCTGACGCTGCTGCTGCCAGTGCGAGGCTCGCTGGGCCTGAACCATGTGATTACAGACAAGCACGTGGACATCCTGTGCAAGCTGCTGCTGGCGACGGGGATGATGGTGTCCTACGGCTACCTGCAGGAGCACTTCTTCGCGTGGTACAGCGGGGACGAGTACGAGATGGCGTCGTACGCGGACAAGCGCACGGGCACCTGGGCGTGGCTGTTCTGGTTCCAGATGTTCTCGAACGTGCTGCTGCCGCACGTGTTCTGGTTCAAGAAGCTGCGGACGAACTTGGTGGTGGTGTGGTTCGCGGCGCTGGCGGTGGACGCGGGCATGTGGGTGGAGCGCTTCTCCATCATCGTGCCGTCGCTGGCGCACGACTTCCTACCGAGCAGCTGGGAGGGCTACACGCCCACGTGGGTGGACCTGAGCCTGCTGGCCGGTTCGATGAGCTTCTTCGGGCTGCTGTTCCTGCTGTTCCTGAAGTTCATCCCCGCGGTGTCCATCACGGAGGTGAAGGAGCTGCACCACGAGCTGAAGGAGGCGTTGGCGGCGAAGGAGGAGCGGGAGCGCACGGAGAGCCCCCTGAGGGAGAAGGAGGCCTGAGCGATGCGCTACTGGGTGGTGGGAGAGTTCGGCTCGGGGGCCGAGGCGAAGAAGGCGCTGGGGAGGCTGCGCGAGCTGGGCCACGCGAAGGAGAAGCTGGATGCCTTCACGCCCTACCCGGTGGAAGGCCTGGACGAGGTGCTGGGGCTGAAGCCGTCGCCCATTCGGGGCTTCGCGTTCATGGCGGGGCTGAGCGGGGCGGCGCTGGGGTACGCGGTGCAGTGGTGGACGAACGCGGTGGACTGGCCGCTCAACGTGGGCAACCGCCCGTTGAACGCGGGGCCGGCGTTCGTGCCCATCACGTTCGAGACGATGGTGTTGTTCGCGGCGCTGACGATCTTCTTCGGGCTGATGTGGCTGTTCCGCTTCCCGAGGCCGCACCATCCGCTCTTCGAGCTGGAGACGTTCCGCACGGCGTCCACGGGAGGCTTCTGGGTGAGCATCACCACGGAGCGGCGCGAGGAGACGGAGGCGCTGCTGGGAGCGCTGCGTGAGCTGAAGGCGCGAAACACGTCGGTGGTGGAGGAGGCGTCATGAAGCGGCGGCTCCTCACGGTGACGGCGACGGTGACGCTGCTGCTGTCTGGCTGCTCGGTGGACTGGCAGGGCTGGGCGGGGATGAAGCAGCAGTCGAAGGCACTGCCGTACCGGGAGAGCGGGTTCTTCTCCGACGACCGGGCGATGCGCCAACCGCCGCCGGGGACGGTGCCGAGGGACAGGAGGGGAAAGGACCGGTTCTTCCTGCTGGGGAAGGACGGGCCGGATGGCGGCTTCGTGGAAGGCAATCCGCTGACGCTGACGCGGGAGGTGGTGGAGAACGGGGCGGAGTCGTTCGAGGTGTACTGCGCGGTGTGCCACGGCGTCTTGGGGGACGGGAGGGCGCAGGTGGCGAGGAACATGGGGCTGAGAGAGCCGCCGTCGCTGGTGGACCTGCCGCCGCACCCGGACGGCTATTACTACGAGGTCATCAGCCGGGGGTACGGGCTGATGGCGGGGTACGAGGAGAAGCTGACGCCGGAGCAGCGCTGGGCGGTGGTGGCGTACGTGAGGGCGTTGCAGGAGAGCCAGCGAGCGAGGCTGGAGGACGTGCCGCCCGAGGCGAGGCCGTTGCTGCTGAAGGAGGGGACGCCGTGAAGGTGATGGAGCGCTTCACGGGAGGGAGGGTGCCGATGCTGGCCGCGGCGGGAGTAGGCGCGGCGGGATTGGCGGTGACGGGGTTGGGCTTCGCGGTGGACACGAGGAGGGCGTTCTTCGGGTACCTGTTCGCCTTCGCGTACTGGGTGGGGCTGGCGGTGGCGTCGCTGGTGTTGCTGGGGACGTGGCACGCGTCGAAGGCGCGCTGGCCGGTGGTGCTGCGGCGCATGCTGGAGACGATGGCGGGGACGCTGCCGCTGTTCGCGGTGCTCTTCATCCCCCTGCTGGCGGGGGCGAGCCACCTCTACCTGTGGATGGATCCGCACCCGGTGCTGCCGGAGAAGGACCTGAAGAAGCTGGAGCACAAGCGGACGTTCCTGAACCTGCCGTTCTGGGCGGTGCGCTCGGCGGTGTACTTCGGGGTGTGGATTGCCGCGAGCGAGCTGCTGCTGCGCTGGTCACGGAAGCAGGATGAGACGGGCGAGCTGAAGCTGACGAAGTGGCAGAGGTGGCTGGGAGCGGGGGCGCTGCCGGTGGTGGGGCTGGCGATGTCGTTCGCGTCATTGGACTGGCTGATGTCGCTGGAGCCGCTGTTCATCTCGACGGTGTATGGCTTGTATTGGTTCGCGGGGGCGTTCGTGGGGGTGGTGGCGCTGCTGACGCTGGCGACGACGCTGGCGCGGGGGCCGAACCTGTATGGGGAGCTGGTCAATGACTCGCACCGGGCGAGCCTGGGGAAGTTCCTGCTCGCGTTCAGCGTGTTCTGGGCCTACATGGCGTACAGCCAGTTCTTCCTGATCTGGATCGCGGATCTGCCGCACGAGGTGCCCTGGTACATCCTGCGAGCGAGGGGAGCGTGGGAGCCGGTGGCGCTGTTCATCGTGAACGTGCGCTTCACGGTGCCGTTCCTGGTGTTGCTGTCGAGGCCGTTCAAGAGACACCGGCGGACGTTGACGGTGATGGCGGTATGGCTGTTGGTGGGGCACGTGGTGGACACGTGGTGGCTGGTGATTCCGGTGGTGAGCCCGGGGGAGGTGCGGGTGCACTGGGCGGACATCTCGGCGTGGCTGGGAGTGGGGGGAGCGGCGGTGGCCTTCACGCTGTGGAGGCTGAGAGGGCACGCCACGGTGCCGGTGAGGGACCCGTACCTGCACGAGTCGCTGGGGTACGACAAATGAGCGCCGAGGACGAGTCCAAGGTGGAATGGGAGACGCCGCCGAGAGCGCGGGACGCGGTGAGCGGGAGGCTCATCAGCGGGGTGATCGCGGGAGCGCTCATCATCTTCACGTTCTTCGTGGTGAGCGCCTGGGCGCAATTGCAGGAGCGGGAGAAGCACCTGAGCCCCGCGGGCCCATCGGAGCCCCAGGAGTTGGGCAAGGCGGAGATCAACATCGTCAACACGGGGCTCTTCCAGCTCGACACGCGGGCGTACGAGGAGACGAACGAGCAGAGGAGGAGACTGCACGAGTACGGGTGGGTGGATCGAGACGGGGGAGTGGTGCACATCCCGATCGAGCGGGCCATCGAGCGCGTGGTGGGAGCGCAGCAGGGGCGCGACGGAGGCGGACGATGACGGGGGCGTCCCACGCGGGCACGGAGAGCACGGACAGCGGGGTGTTGGAGGAGCTGTTCCGCAAGAGCCTGTTCCTGCCGGAGCAGGCGTCGAGCATCGCGAAGGACGTGGACCACCTGCACTACGCGATCATCACGGCGGCGCTGGTGATGGCGGCGTTGATCTTCGGGTTCGCGGCGTACTGCCTCATCCGCTTCCGGAGGCGTTCGGAGACGGACGTGACGCGGAAGGTGCAGGGGACGCTGGGGTGGGAGTTGCTGTTCGTGGGAGTGCCACTGACGACGTTCCTGGTGTGGTTCTACATCGGGTACCACGACTTCATCCGGATGCAGACGCCGCCGCCGGGGGCGATGGACGTGTACGTGGTGGGGAAGCAGTGGATGTGGAAGTTCACGTATCCGGAGGGCCCCAATTCCATCGGAGTGCTGAGGGTGCCGGTGGGCAAGCCGGTGAGGCTGCTGCTGACGAGCCGGGACGTCATCCATTCGTTCTACGTGCCGGCGTTCCGCATCAAGCAGGACGCGATACCTGGGGCGTATACGCAGACCTGGTTCGAGGTGACGAAGCCTGGGAGCTACCGGGTGATGTGCGCGGAGTACTGCGGGCTGAAGCACTCGGAGATGTGGGCGGAGGTCGTGGCGCTCTCGGAGGCGGACTGGGACGCGTGGATGAAGGAGCAGCGCGAGGGGCGGGTGGCACTGAGGGACGCGAGCCCGAGCGGACCGGAGCGGGAGGAGCCGGGAATCCCGGCGCGGAGGGTGGCGAGGTACGACGCGCAGGAGCCGCACGGGGAGGTGATGTACGGGGAGAGGGGGACGCTGCCGGAGAGGGGAGAGCGGGTGGCGGCGGAGCGGGGATGCCTGAGGTGCCACACGGTGGACGGGACGGCGCACATCGGGCCGACGTGGCTGGACCTGTACGGGAGGCAGGAGCGGCTGACGAACGGGGAGACGGTGGTGGCGGACGAGGCGTACCTGACCGAGTCGATGATGAAGCCGCAGGACAGGCTGGTGGAGGGGTACGAGCCGGTGATGCCGTCGTACCAGGGGCAGCTGGAGGCGGCGGAGGTAGCAGCGCTGCTCGAGTACATCAAGACGTTGCGGAGCGCGCGGTTGGAGAACACCCGGTCGGAGGGGCCCGTGTATGAACCCAGCGGCGGGAAGTAATCAGCCAGCGGTCACCTATCTCAACCATGAGACGACGGTGGCGTCGTGGCTGCTGACGCGCGACCACAAGCGCATCGGGGTGATGTTCCTGGTGGGGGTCATCTTCGCGCTGCTCCTGGGCGGCATCTTCGCGATGGCGCTGCGAATCGAGCTGCTGACACCGGGGCCGACGGTGATGGGCCCGATGACGTACAACCGGATGTTCACCCTGCACGGGGTGACGATGGTGTGGCTGTTCATGATTCCGGCGATTCCCTCGGCATTTGGCAACTTCGTGTTGCCGATCATGCTGGGGGCGAAGGACGTGGCGTTCCCGAGGCTGAACCTGGCGTCGTTCTACATCTACCTGGCGGGGTCGATGCTGACGGTGTTCGGGATGCTGTGGAGCGGGGCGGACACGGGGTGGACGTTCTACACGCCATACAGCACGGTCTCTCCGACGACGGTGACACCGATTCTGTTGGGGGTGTTCATCATCGGGTTCTCGACGATCATCACGGGGCTGAACTTCATCACGACGGTGCACACGCTGAGGGCGCCGGGGATGCACTGGACGCGGATCCCGCTGTTCGTGTGGACGATCTACGGCACGTCGGTGATTCAAGTGGTGGCGACGCCGGTGTTGGGGATGGTGTTGCTGCTGGTGACGGCGGAGCGGGTGCTGGGGATGGGGATCTTCGACCCGTCGCGAGGGGGAGATCCGGTGCTGTTCCAGCACATGTTCTGGTTCTACTCACACCCGGCGGTCTACATCATGGTGTTGCCGGCGATGGGGGTGATCACCGAGGTGGTGTGTGCGTACAGCCGGAAGAACATCTTCGGTTACAAGATGGTGGCGGCGAGCACGTTTGGGATTGCCTTCGTGGGGTTCTTCACGTGGGGGCACCACATGTTCGTGTCGGGGCAATCGACGTTCGGCTCGGGCATCTTCGGGGTGCTGAGCATGCTGGTGGCCATCTTCACGGCGATCAAGATCTTCAACTGGGTGGCGACGCTGTACGGGGGGTCGATCGATCTGAAGGTGCCATTGCTGTACGTGCTGGGATTCATCTTCCTGCTGATGTTCGGGGGGATGACGGGGGTGGCGGTGGCAACGACGTCGCTGGACGTGCACTGGCACGACACGTACTTCGTGGTGGCGCACTTCCACTACATCATGGTGGGGGCAGTGCTGATGGCGTTCCTGGCGGGGCTGCACTACTGGTGGCCGAAGATGTTCGGGAAGCTGTATCCGGAGCGTTGGTCGTTCCTGGCGGCGATGACGATCATCTTCGGGTTCATCGTGACGTTCCTGCCGCAGTTCCTGTTGGGGAACATGGGGATGCCGCGGAGATACTACGAGTACCCGAGGGAGATGCAGTGGCTGCACGTGCTGAGCACGGCGGGGGCGTCGCTGCTGGCATTCGGTTTCGGGCTGATCGCCATCTACCTGTTGTGGTCGCTGAGGTACGGGGAGGAGGCGCCGATGAACGCATGGGGCTCGAGGGGGTACGAGTGGTACAGCGGGTCTCCCCCGGTGCCGCACAACTTCACGGAGGCGCCGAGGTTCGAGCGGGAGGTGCACGACTACACGGTGGTGGAGGGGCCGCGTGTCTACTGAGAGCTCGCCGTGGGAGGAGCACTTCGGGAGCAGGGAGAACCAGAGCGTGGCGGCGCAGCTGGGGATGTGGATCTTCCTGGGCTCGGAGGTGTTGCTGTTCACGAACCTGTTCGTCGGGTACGCGGTGTACCGGTACTACTACCCGGAGGTCTTCGTCGAGGCGAGCAAGCACCTGAAGGCGGAGTGGGCGATGGTGCAGACGCTGCTGCTGGTGACGAGCAGCCTGTTCGTGGTGTTGGCGGTGCACTACATCCGGCAGGGCCGGCAATTGCTGACGGTGCTGGTGTTGGTATTGGCGATCGGGATGGGGTTGGGGTTCCTGGGGATCAAGGGATGGGAGTACTGGGAGCACTGGAAGGAGGGGGCGCTGCCTGGGGAGTACTACCGACTGGAGGAGCTACCGGAGCGAGGGGGTAGCCTGTTCTTCACGCTGTATTTCCTGCTCACGGGGTTGCATGCCATCCACATGTTGGTGGCGTTGGGGCTGCTGGGGTGGCTGGTGTGGGGCGCACTGTCTGGGAAATACACGGCCGAATATCACATTCCGGTGGAGGTAGGAGGGCTGTACTGGCACCTGGTGGACATCTTCTGGCTGTTCATCTTCCCACTGCTGTACCTGGTGGAGTGAGGGGGGACCATGACGGAGGAGAAGAAGAAGTCCGCATGGGGGTACGTGGTGGTGTGGGGAGTGTTGGCGGTGCTGACGGTAGCGACGTGGGTGTTGGGGACGAAGATAAAGCTGGGGGTGTTTTCGCTGCCGGTGGCGTTGGGGATCGCGGTGGTGAAGACGGTGTTGGTGGCGATGTTCTTCATGCACTTGGTGGAGCAGCGAGGGGCGAGGAGGGTGGTGTTGCCGGTGTCGGCGGTATTTCTCTGTTTGCTCCTGGGAGTGACGTTATTGGAGGCGATGACGAGGATCCGGATGGCGAGGCCGGACGGAATCGAGGAGGAGCTGGAGCCCAAGAGGCCAGCCTCGACGAGAACGGCGCCACCGGGAAGCGGGGCCAAGCGGTTGATGGGTAACTGAGTTCCAACCCAACCCCTCTCCCTCCGGGAGAGGGACGGGGTGAGGGTATCAAGGAACTCGGGTTGAGCCCGTGTATGCCCCCTCTCCCTCTGGGAGAGGGCTGGGGTGAGGGTCTACCGCTGGTAGAACTTGACGCCGGAGACGAGGGTTCCGTCGATCATCTGCGAGGTGACGACGAGCAGGCCGTTGGAGACGCTGAATTCAGGACTCCGCGCCACCTGTTCTGTCCGTCGTATGCGCCATCCGCCATGAATGACCTCGTCTGTAGGGAAATGCGTCTTGGGAGACGGGGCGCTCCTTGCAGGAGTTGAATCAGGTACGTTCCGCCACCCAGCAGCCAGGTCCACGGGGGCGGAGGCAAGCCATGACTGAGGAAGAGAAGCTGAAGGAAGAGAAGCTGAAGGAAGAGAAGCTGAAGGAAGAGAAGCTGATCCTCGAGGGCGTTCGGAGGCTCGTCGACCAGTTCGCGAAGGAGTTCCTCGAGCAACCGTATCGATACTGGCAGGAGATCGATGTGCAGGTGGCGCTCACCTCGCGTATCGACGCATTGCTTCGGTCGCTGGGGCTCGACCTGGTGCGAGGCAACTATCCCCGGGCGCTCACCGGGTTCCAAGGGAATCAACTGTGGAGCAGGGTGTCGTGTGAGCCATCCATCTGGATGGAGTGGAAGGGGAAGTGGAGCCGCTGCAATCCAGATATCGTCATCTGGAAGCATCTCGAGGACGAGAATGATCCGCCGGATCAGCTCGGCGAAAAGTGGCGTGGGAACTGGCCGATGCTCTGGGCCTGCGAGATCAAGCTCGATGATGTGAAGAAGACGGGCTGGGACGAGAAGAAGCTCGTTCAGTTGCTCAAGTCTGGTGAGCTGGATTTCGGCTGCATCGTCGACATCTCACGCAAGCCCGGAGCAAAGCCCGAGGAGGAAACGAAGGAGGAGGGCAAGCTTCAAGTCCTGAAGTTCGCGCTTCCCTCGTTGCCGTCGAAGAAATTGAAGGCGACGAATGACGAGACGTAGTGGAGTGTCCCCGCCTGTGGGGGGAGGGCGTGAGACCCGCTACGGCTTCGTCCTGGGCAACTCGACGGTGAGGAAGGGCGTGGGGTCGATGCCCGCGCGGCGCAGTGGACCCGCCGAGGTCGAGCTCATCGGCCCGCGGGAGGGAGTCTTCCGGTGAGCGAACGCTATCCGAGAATCCGCCTCCGTACGGAGTCCAGAGGCTATTTGATCTACGAGGGCTTGCGGCTGGACTTCTACATGCGCCGGCCGCACACGGAGATGGCGCGGGCGGTAATGCGCTCGATGGACACCTACGTGCAAGCGGTGGGCGTGGAGAACCTCGGTTTCTATATGGACGACGAGGGCGAATATTGGGAACTCGACCAGGAGGGTTGGGCACTGACACGGCGCAATCTGCTGGAGGATCGCTGGCCTCGCATCATCCTGCGGGACGCGAGAACGGAGGGTCCGCAGCGGTACCGTTTCGAGTACTACGGCAGACGACTCGACGACCCTGATTGGAAAAGGTCGGAGAAGTATGCCTGCGTGGCCTCGTTCTGGCTGTCCACGGAGTACCTGGAGGAGCAGGGACCGGGGCGGGTGCGAGCGCTGGCGCTGGCGCTGGCGGCCCCTTTGCCTTTCTGCTCCGGCAACGGAGGACTGGCCTTCCTGGGCTTGAACGATGCGGTAGGCGTGACGAAGGAGATCCAGGACCGGTGCTTCCGCTACCCCGGCATGGACATCCCGGATGTGGCGCTCTACTCGTACAACATCGGCACGCGGGTGCGAGGCCCCTCGTGGCTGACGTTCCTGGGACAGCCGGTGCTGGGAGAACTGGGCGGCGCGGCGGCGTTGCGCGCGCGGCTGCATTCTCCGGACACCACGGTGCGGGAGTTGGACGGCGAACGGGCGGTGGTGACGCTGGGGGAGTGGCCGGACGCGGGTGATACCGAGCAGGGCCGCACACTGCCCGCCTACCGCGAGCTGGCGCGCGTCCTGGAGCCCTGGCTCTACGAAGGCCCCCTGCCCGAGAGCCAATTCCGCCCGGAGGACAGACGCCGCTGGGAGCGCCGGTTCCTCGACGAACCGTAAGGGCGCGTGGGGCCGTGTAACCGCCGGTGGGCCAT
This is a stretch of genomic DNA from Archangium violaceum. It encodes these proteins:
- the nrfD gene encoding NrfD/PsrC family molybdoenzyme membrane anchor subunit; this translates as MAEVEQASETPTKDPLEPAPLIEGAQSAESLTASLLRPIERKPGLIFWALLLLTLGGTGLFLLAITVTLVRGIGAWGNNIPVAWAFGIIDFVWWIGFGHAGTLISAILVLFQQKWRASVNRFAEAMTLFAVMQAGLFPVLHLGRPWVAYWLVPYPNTMSIWPNFRSSLPWDLVAITTYFTVSLLFWYLGLLPDLAAARDRASTPRGQFWYGVFSLGWTGSARHWHHWRAGYLLLAGLATPLVLSVHTIVSFDFAIAQVPGWHSTIFPPYFVAGAIFSGLALVLTLLLPVRGSLGLNHVITDKHVDILCKLLLATGMMVSYGYLQEHFFAWYSGDEYEMASYADKRTGTWAWLFWFQMFSNVLLPHVFWFKKLRTNLVVVWFAALAVDAGMWVERFSIIVPSLAHDFLPSSWEGYTPTWVDLSLLAGSMSFFGLLFLLFLKFIPAVSITEVKELHHELKEALAAKEERERTESPLREKEA
- a CDS encoding DUF3341 domain-containing protein, with the protein product MRYWVVGEFGSGAEAKKALGRLRELGHAKEKLDAFTPYPVEGLDEVLGLKPSPIRGFAFMAGLSGAALGYAVQWWTNAVDWPLNVGNRPLNAGPAFVPITFETMVLFAALTIFFGLMWLFRFPRPHHPLFELETFRTASTGGFWVSITTERREETEALLGALRELKARNTSVVEEAS
- a CDS encoding c-type cytochrome, translated to MKRRLLTVTATVTLLLSGCSVDWQGWAGMKQQSKALPYRESGFFSDDRAMRQPPPGTVPRDRRGKDRFFLLGKDGPDGGFVEGNPLTLTREVVENGAESFEVYCAVCHGVLGDGRAQVARNMGLREPPSLVDLPPHPDGYYYEVISRGYGLMAGYEEKLTPEQRWAVVAYVRALQESQRARLEDVPPEARPLLLKEGTP
- the coxB gene encoding cytochrome c oxidase subunit II, whose translation is MEELFRKSLFLPEQASSIAKDVDHLHYAIITAALVMAALIFGFAAYCLIRFRRRSETDVTRKVQGTLGWELLFVGVPLTTFLVWFYIGYHDFIRMQTPPPGAMDVYVVGKQWMWKFTYPEGPNSIGVLRVPVGKPVRLLLTSRDVIHSFYVPAFRIKQDAIPGAYTQTWFEVTKPGSYRVMCAEYCGLKHSEMWAEVVALSEADWDAWMKEQREGRVALRDASPSGPEREEPGIPARRVARYDAQEPHGEVMYGERGTLPERGERVAAERGCLRCHTVDGTAHIGPTWLDLYGRQERLTNGETVVADEAYLTESMMKPQDRLVEGYEPVMPSYQGQLEAAEVAALLEYIKTLRSARLENTRSEGPVYEPSGGK
- a CDS encoding cbb3-type cytochrome c oxidase subunit I — protein: MNPAAGSNQPAVTYLNHETTVASWLLTRDHKRIGVMFLVGVIFALLLGGIFAMALRIELLTPGPTVMGPMTYNRMFTLHGVTMVWLFMIPAIPSAFGNFVLPIMLGAKDVAFPRLNLASFYIYLAGSMLTVFGMLWSGADTGWTFYTPYSTVSPTTVTPILLGVFIIGFSTIITGLNFITTVHTLRAPGMHWTRIPLFVWTIYGTSVIQVVATPVLGMVLLLVTAERVLGMGIFDPSRGGDPVLFQHMFWFYSHPAVYIMVLPAMGVITEVVCAYSRKNIFGYKMVAASTFGIAFVGFFTWGHHMFVSGQSTFGSGIFGVLSMLVAIFTAIKIFNWVATLYGGSIDLKVPLLYVLGFIFLLMFGGMTGVAVATTSLDVHWHDTYFVVAHFHYIMVGAVLMAFLAGLHYWWPKMFGKLYPERWSFLAAMTIIFGFIVTFLPQFLLGNMGMPRRYYEYPREMQWLHVLSTAGASLLAFGFGLIAIYLLWSLRYGEEAPMNAWGSRGYEWYSGSPPVPHNFTEAPRFEREVHDYTVVEGPRVY
- a CDS encoding cytochrome c oxidase subunit 3 family protein is translated as MSTESSPWEEHFGSRENQSVAAQLGMWIFLGSEVLLFTNLFVGYAVYRYYYPEVFVEASKHLKAEWAMVQTLLLVTSSLFVVLAVHYIRQGRQLLTVLVLVLAIGMGLGFLGIKGWEYWEHWKEGALPGEYYRLEELPERGGSLFFTLYFLLTGLHAIHMLVALGLLGWLVWGALSGKYTAEYHIPVEVGGLYWHLVDIFWLFIFPLLYLVE
- a CDS encoding cytochrome C oxidase subunit IV family protein; this translates as MTEEKKKSAWGYVVVWGVLAVLTVATWVLGTKIKLGVFSLPVALGIAVVKTVLVAMFFMHLVEQRGARRVVLPVSAVFLCLLLGVTLLEAMTRIRMARPDGIEEELEPKRPASTRTAPPGSGAKRLMGN
- a CDS encoding type VI immunity family protein; the protein is MIYEGLRLDFYMRRPHTEMARAVMRSMDTYVQAVGVENLGFYMDDEGEYWELDQEGWALTRRNLLEDRWPRIILRDARTEGPQRYRFEYYGRRLDDPDWKRSEKYACVASFWLSTEYLEEQGPGRVRALALALAAPLPFCSGNGGLAFLGLNDAVGVTKEIQDRCFRYPGMDIPDVALYSYNIGTRVRGPSWLTFLGQPVLGELGGAAALRARLHSPDTTVRELDGERAVVTLGEWPDAGDTEQGRTLPAYRELARVLEPWLYEGPLPESQFRPEDRRRWERRFLDEP